From the Roseateles sp. XES5 genome, one window contains:
- a CDS encoding phytoene/squalene synthase family protein, whose translation MTDPKTDPYAHGLTVLRDTDRDRYLACLLAPPEKRGALAALYAFHAEIARVRDVVREALPGEIRLQWWRDVLEGTAEGDASANPLAVGLMACVREHRLPVAVLTDMTEARIFDVYNDPMESRAALEGYAGETASALIQLASLILDPQGAPKSAEAAGHAGVAQTVAGLILMLPIHRRRGQVYLPADLLAATGLAPEALLAGDDRAAAARAIEAFVGLGREHFAKAKRAGGVAPANRPAFLPVALVPHILDAAEKAGADCLERSLVPAQWRRQWWMWRAARRGPF comes from the coding sequence GTGACCGATCCGAAAACCGATCCCTATGCGCATGGCCTGACGGTGCTCCGCGATACCGATCGCGACCGCTATCTCGCCTGCCTTCTCGCTCCGCCGGAAAAGCGCGGCGCGCTGGCCGCGCTCTATGCCTTCCATGCCGAGATCGCCCGCGTGCGCGACGTGGTGCGCGAGGCGCTGCCCGGCGAAATCCGCCTGCAATGGTGGCGTGACGTGCTGGAAGGCACGGCGGAGGGCGATGCATCCGCCAATCCGCTCGCCGTCGGCCTCATGGCCTGCGTCAGGGAGCACCGGCTGCCCGTTGCCGTGCTGACCGATATGACCGAAGCGCGCATCTTCGACGTCTACAACGACCCGATGGAAAGCCGTGCGGCGCTGGAAGGCTATGCCGGCGAAACCGCCTCGGCGCTCATCCAGCTCGCAAGCCTCATCCTCGACCCGCAGGGCGCGCCGAAATCCGCCGAGGCTGCCGGCCATGCCGGCGTGGCGCAGACGGTCGCCGGCCTGATTCTGATGCTGCCGATCCACCGCCGGCGCGGCCAGGTCTATCTGCCGGCCGATCTTCTCGCCGCAACGGGCCTGGCGCCCGAAGCGCTGCTCGCCGGCGACGACAGGGCTGCGGCGGCGCGCGCCATCGAGGCCTTTGTCGGCCTCGGCCGCGAGCATTTCGCCAAGGCGAAGCGCGCCGGTGGCGTTGCGCCGGCGAATCGCCCGGCCTTCCTGCCGGTCGCGCTCGTGCCGCATATCCTCGATGCGGCGGAAAAGGCAGGGGCCGATTGCCTCGAACGCTCCCTCGTGCCGGCGCAGTGGCGGCGGCAATGGTGGATGTGGCGCGCCGCGCGCCGCGGGCCGTTCTGA
- a CDS encoding Mth938-like domain-containing protein, which yields MAKGIEIREAHFPGRAPIDAYGNGGFRFADMSHRGSILCLPSGIHGWDKEEGAPLTVADLQRVLDEAGEIEVLLVGTGKEIRPLPPEIKAALTERRIRSDPMSTGAAVRTFNVMLAESRAVAAALIAV from the coding sequence ATGGCTAAGGGCATCGAAATCCGGGAGGCGCATTTCCCCGGACGTGCGCCGATCGACGCATATGGCAATGGCGGCTTCCGTTTCGCCGACATGTCGCACCGCGGTTCCATCCTCTGCCTGCCCTCGGGCATTCACGGCTGGGACAAGGAAGAGGGCGCCCCGCTGACCGTCGCCGATCTCCAGCGCGTGCTCGACGAGGCGGGCGAGATCGAGGTGCTGCTCGTCGGCACCGGCAAGGAAATCCGCCCCCTGCCGCCCGAAATCAAGGCGGCGCTGACGGAGCGCCGCATCCGTTCGGATCCGATGAGCACGGGCGCCGCCGTGCGCACGTTCAATGTCATGCTGGCCGAGAGCCGGGCGGTCGCCGCCGCGCTCATCGCCGTTTGA
- the trmFO gene encoding methylenetetrahydrofolate--tRNA-(uracil(54)-C(5))-methyltransferase (FADH(2)-oxidizing) TrmFO gives MTQTSSQSPIHVIGGGLAGSEAAWQIAESGIPVILHEMRGVRGTDAHKTDGLAELVCSNSFRSDDATSNAVGVLHAEMRLAGSLIMRSADANQVPAGGALAVDRDGFSVAVTAALESHPLITITREEVTGLPPEDWDQAIIATGPLTAPSLAEAIQARTGADSLAFFDAIAPIVHTASIDMDTCWFQSRYDKVGPGGTGKDYINCPMDEAQYNAFIDALIAGDTTGFKEWEGTPYFDGCLPIEVMAERGRETLRHGPMKPMGLTNAHNPTVKPYAVVQLRQDNALGTLYNMVGFQTKLKYGAQAEIFRLIPGLENAEFARLGGLHRNTYINSPTLLDPSLALKGRPGLRFAGQITGCEGYVESASIGLLAGRFAAAERRGETPSLPPETTAFGALLIHITGGHIVSDDEPGKRSFQPMNVNFGLFPPLEPGTLTKPEGMKRFRGKDKALAKKQATAARALEDCARWLGR, from the coding sequence ATGACCCAGACCTCTTCCCAAAGCCCCATCCATGTCATCGGCGGCGGCCTTGCCGGCTCAGAAGCCGCCTGGCAGATCGCCGAGAGCGGCATCCCCGTCATCCTGCATGAAATGCGCGGCGTGCGTGGCACGGATGCCCACAAGACGGACGGCCTTGCCGAACTCGTCTGCTCCAACTCCTTCCGCTCGGACGACGCCACCAGCAATGCCGTCGGCGTGCTGCACGCCGAAATGCGCCTTGCCGGTTCGCTGATCATGCGCTCGGCCGATGCCAACCAGGTGCCGGCCGGCGGCGCGCTCGCCGTCGACCGCGACGGCTTTTCCGTCGCCGTGACCGCCGCGCTGGAAAGCCATCCGCTGATCACCATCACCCGCGAGGAAGTGACGGGCCTGCCGCCGGAGGACTGGGACCAGGCGATCATCGCCACCGGCCCCCTCACCGCGCCTTCGCTTGCCGAAGCCATCCAGGCGCGCACCGGCGCCGATTCGCTCGCCTTCTTCGACGCCATCGCGCCCATCGTGCACACGGCCAGCATCGACATGGACACCTGCTGGTTCCAGTCGCGCTACGACAAGGTCGGCCCCGGCGGCACGGGCAAGGACTATATCAACTGCCCGATGGACGAAGCGCAGTACAATGCCTTCATCGACGCGCTGATCGCCGGCGACACGACGGGCTTCAAGGAATGGGAAGGCACGCCCTATTTCGACGGCTGCCTGCCGATCGAGGTGATGGCCGAGCGCGGCCGCGAGACGCTGCGCCACGGGCCGATGAAGCCCATGGGCCTCACCAATGCGCATAACCCGACGGTCAAGCCCTACGCGGTCGTGCAGCTGCGCCAGGACAATGCGCTCGGCACGCTCTACAACATGGTCGGTTTCCAGACGAAGCTGAAATACGGCGCGCAGGCGGAGATCTTCCGCCTTATTCCCGGCCTTGAAAACGCGGAATTCGCCCGCCTCGGCGGCCTGCACCGCAACACCTACATCAATTCCCCGACGCTGCTCGATCCGTCGCTGGCGCTGAAGGGCCGGCCGGGCCTGCGCTTTGCCGGGCAGATCACGGGCTGTGAAGGTTATGTGGAAAGCGCCAGCATCGGCCTTCTCGCCGGCCGCTTCGCCGCCGCCGAGCGTCGCGGCGAGACGCCGTCGCTGCCGCCGGAAACCACCGCCTTCGGCGCGCTGCTGATCCATATCACCGGCGGCCACATCGTTTCCGACGACGAGCCGGGCAAACGCTCCTTCCAGCCGATGAACGTCAATTTCGGGCTGTTCCCGCCGCTGGAACCGGGCACGCTGACGAAGCCCGAGGGCATGAAGCGCTTCCGCGGCAAGGACAAGGCGCTCGCCAAGAAGCAAGCGACCGCCGCCCGCGCGCTGGAAGACTGCGCCCGCTGGCTGGGCCGCTGA
- a CDS encoding DUF1127 domain-containing protein translates to MNPIRIAKNWISYRRTLNELGNLSNHTLSDIGLTRYDIRDIASRSFR, encoded by the coding sequence ATGAACCCGATCCGCATTGCAAAGAACTGGATTTCCTACCGCCGCACCCTGAACGAACTCGGCAACCTGTCGAACCACACGCTCTCGGACATCGGCCTGACCCGTTACGACATCCGTGACATCGCTTCGCGTTCGTTCCGCTAA
- the secD gene encoding protein translocase subunit SecD has translation MQHPARWKILLVWLALVASLLVILPSLLPARMANGLPDWLASHRLVPGLDLTGGSRLVLQVSRSDIADERLRAGVETIGNALRAAAVPYGDLNGAEDTIDVTVTAADRIDAARQTLTGLGLGTLSEPTGGQFRIVLPASAVEEAASAASLGAVDAVRRRVESLDIPALLVARGERDRIVVSMPGLTDPQRVKDMLAQVGRLSARLVDNSMPVNQAIEDGAPAGSEVLYSTGEPPVGYLVKKDDLFTAVDVASAQPAANGEPFIEFVLKGDAAERLAAFTQENSGRTIAILLDGQVISTSEIKGAITDGVGRLSGDFDAEGAANIARIVASGPLPAPLTIIEERSIEPALGTTSVGTVLLALVVAVAAVVAFMTLFYGVLGVIASFSLFFNVLITFAVLALVGVPISLSMIAGVVLTVGLAVDASVLIFERIREETTKGRSLRDAIAIGFGRARATVLDASATMLIAVAVLFVLSAAPVRAFALAVGIGLLATLFTTFTLTQGLVRAWLGRSHATHLPKGVRTGLFDRLNLRFMAVRNVVFLATAVLSLVIAGLLTLGELRLGIDFTGGAAVEIQAKSGEVDLFDIAARLADAGIEVLDVDTHGDPRRALVRLTSQGEGENAEQTSVLVARGELEDAYDFRRVEVVGPAISGELIDTATLGFVAGLLALVAYIWIRFEWHFAIGAVIALAHDVFFTLGFLAIADIEFNVSAVAALLTVAGYSLNDTMVVYDRIRENLRHFKQMPLPILIDDAINRTLSRTVLTSATTLIALAALAVFGGEAIRTFALTLLFGVAIGTISSIYIAGPILILFRLRPERYRPGKGGAGTAPEATGNNG, from the coding sequence ATGCAGCACCCCGCCCGCTGGAAAATCCTCCTCGTCTGGCTCGCCCTGGTGGCGAGCCTTCTTGTCATCCTGCCGAGCCTCTTGCCGGCGCGCATGGCAAATGGCCTTCCGGACTGGCTGGCCTCGCACCGCCTCGTTCCGGGCCTCGACCTTACCGGCGGCTCGCGCCTCGTCCTTCAGGTCTCCCGCAGCGATATCGCCGACGAGCGGCTGCGCGCCGGCGTCGAGACGATCGGCAACGCGTTGCGCGCCGCCGCCGTTCCCTATGGCGATCTCAACGGCGCGGAAGACACGATCGACGTGACCGTCACGGCCGCCGACCGGATCGACGCGGCGCGCCAGACCCTGACGGGTCTTGGCCTCGGCACGCTCAGCGAACCCACGGGCGGCCAGTTCCGCATCGTCCTGCCGGCATCCGCTGTCGAAGAGGCGGCCAGCGCCGCTTCGCTCGGCGCCGTGGATGCCGTGCGCCGCCGCGTCGAAAGCCTCGATATTCCCGCGCTGCTGGTGGCGCGCGGCGAGCGCGACCGCATCGTCGTCTCCATGCCGGGCCTCACCGATCCGCAGCGCGTCAAGGACATGCTGGCGCAGGTCGGCCGGCTCTCCGCCCGGCTCGTCGACAACAGCATGCCGGTCAACCAGGCCATCGAGGACGGCGCGCCGGCCGGGTCCGAAGTGCTCTATTCCACCGGCGAGCCGCCCGTCGGCTATCTCGTGAAGAAGGACGACCTCTTCACCGCCGTGGATGTCGCCTCCGCCCAGCCCGCCGCCAATGGCGAACCCTTCATCGAATTCGTGCTGAAGGGGGATGCCGCCGAGCGGCTGGCCGCCTTTACGCAGGAAAACAGCGGCCGCACCATCGCCATCCTGCTCGACGGCCAGGTCATCTCCACCTCCGAGATCAAGGGCGCCATCACCGACGGCGTCGGCCGCCTTTCCGGCGATTTCGACGCGGAGGGGGCGGCGAACATCGCGCGCATCGTCGCGAGCGGCCCGCTGCCGGCCCCGCTCACCATCATTGAGGAGCGCTCCATCGAGCCGGCGCTCGGCACGACCTCGGTCGGAACCGTGCTGCTCGCCCTCGTCGTCGCCGTTGCCGCCGTCGTCGCCTTCATGACGCTGTTCTATGGCGTGCTCGGCGTCATCGCCTCGTTCTCGCTGTTCTTCAACGTGCTGATCACCTTCGCGGTGCTGGCGCTGGTCGGCGTGCCGATCTCGCTGTCGATGATCGCCGGCGTTGTGCTGACCGTTGGCCTCGCGGTCGATGCCAGCGTGCTGATCTTCGAGCGCATCCGCGAGGAAACCACCAAGGGCCGCTCGCTGCGCGATGCCATCGCCATCGGCTTCGGCCGGGCGCGCGCCACCGTGCTCGATGCCTCCGCCACCATGCTGATCGCCGTGGCGGTGCTCTTCGTCCTGTCGGCCGCGCCGGTGCGGGCCTTCGCGCTTGCCGTCGGCATCGGTCTTCTGGCGACGCTCTTCACCACCTTCACGCTGACGCAGGGCCTCGTGCGCGCCTGGCTCGGCCGCAGCCACGCGACGCATCTGCCGAAGGGCGTGCGCACGGGCCTGTTCGACCGGCTCAACCTGCGCTTCATGGCGGTGCGCAACGTGGTGTTCCTGGCGACGGCCGTGCTGTCGCTGGTGATCGCCGGCCTGCTGACGCTCGGCGAACTGCGGCTCGGCATCGACTTCACCGGCGGCGCTGCCGTCGAGATCCAGGCGAAATCCGGCGAGGTCGATCTCTTCGACATTGCCGCGCGGCTGGCCGATGCCGGCATCGAGGTTCTCGACGTCGACACCCATGGCGATCCGCGCCGGGCGCTGGTGCGGCTCACCTCGCAGGGCGAGGGCGAGAATGCCGAGCAGACCTCCGTGCTCGTGGCGCGCGGCGAGCTTGAGGACGCCTACGACTTCCGCCGCGTCGAAGTGGTCGGCCCGGCCATTTCGGGCGAGTTGATCGACACCGCCACGCTCGGCTTCGTCGCCGGCCTCCTGGCGCTCGTCGCCTATATCTGGATCCGCTTCGAGTGGCATTTCGCCATCGGTGCGGTGATCGCGCTCGCCCATGACGTCTTCTTCACGCTCGGCTTCCTCGCCATCGCCGACATCGAGTTCAACGTCAGCGCCGTCGCGGCCCTGTTGACGGTCGCCGGCTATTCGCTGAACGACACGATGGTCGTCTACGACCGCATTCGCGAAAATCTTCGGCATTTCAAGCAGATGCCGCTGCCCATCCTGATCGACGACGCCATCAACCGCACCCTTTCGCGCACCGTGCTCACCTCGGCGACGACGCTGATCGCGCTCGCGGCGCTTGCCGTCTTCGGCGGCGAGGCGATCCGCACCTTCGCGCTGACGCTGCTCTTCGGGGTGGCGATCGGCACCATCTCCTCTATCTACATTGCCGGACCGATCCTCATCCTGTTCCGCCTCAGGCCGGAGCGCTACCGCCCGGGCAAGGGCGGCGCGGGGACGGCGCCGGAGGCAACAGGAAACAATGGCTAA
- a CDS encoding DUF2157 domain-containing protein — MYRGRLERDLKLWTTQGLIDAGTAGRLLKEYDSRESSFSLGRVLMIIAALLLSAAVLLLVAANWDAIPRLVRLVGIMGLIWGAYLAGGVLILRGAERLAAAFLVLGTLAFGGAIALVGQMYHLSGDTFQAMLVWFAGAVAAAALFRSGAVTAIAGFLAFAVAGFDWTQSYNADETVLFWLMPLMAVVIILLVRYTGADRVRHLAYLLLVAWLAYIYGENETRTTAIAIASFGAIAYLLAAVPQSPLHALARSAGAAPAFYAYLVLMLGLMALHAEFGGVADRLFIGIVTLGAAIVGIVLSGKENGAVRYLGYAIFAAETLYLASETIGSIIGTSGFFLVSGLVVALIAWAVIVLERRLAKSETRAEA; from the coding sequence ATGTACAGGGGCAGGCTGGAGCGCGACCTCAAACTCTGGACGACGCAGGGCCTGATCGATGCCGGAACGGCCGGGCGTCTGCTGAAGGAATACGATTCCCGCGAAAGCTCCTTCAGCCTCGGCCGCGTGCTGATGATCATCGCGGCGCTGCTCCTGTCGGCCGCCGTGCTGCTGCTCGTCGCGGCCAATTGGGACGCGATCCCGCGCCTCGTGCGGCTCGTCGGCATCATGGGGCTGATCTGGGGCGCCTATCTTGCGGGCGGCGTGCTCATCCTGCGCGGCGCCGAGCGGCTGGCGGCCGCCTTCCTCGTGCTCGGCACGCTCGCCTTCGGCGGCGCCATCGCGCTGGTCGGGCAGATGTATCACCTGTCGGGCGACACGTTCCAGGCGATGCTCGTCTGGTTCGCCGGCGCCGTCGCGGCGGCCGCGCTCTTCCGCTCCGGCGCGGTCACGGCGATTGCCGGTTTTCTCGCCTTCGCCGTCGCGGGCTTCGACTGGACGCAGTCCTACAATGCCGACGAGACGGTCCTCTTCTGGCTGATGCCGTTGATGGCCGTCGTCATCATCCTTCTGGTGCGCTATACGGGCGCCGATCGCGTCCGGCATCTTGCCTATCTGCTGCTCGTCGCCTGGCTTGCCTATATCTATGGAGAGAACGAGACGCGCACGACGGCCATCGCCATCGCGTCCTTCGGCGCCATCGCCTATCTCCTGGCCGCCGTGCCGCAATCGCCGCTCCATGCCCTGGCCCGCAGCGCCGGCGCTGCGCCCGCCTTCTACGCCTATCTCGTGCTGATGCTCGGCCTCATGGCGTTGCATGCGGAATTCGGCGGCGTTGCGGACCGGCTGTTCATCGGCATCGTCACGCTCGGCGCGGCCATCGTCGGCATCGTTCTCTCCGGCAAGGAGAACGGCGCGGTGCGCTACCTCGGCTATGCCATCTTCGCCGCCGAAACGCTCTATCTCGCCTCGGAGACGATCGGCTCGATCATCGGCACATCCGGTTTCTTCCTCGTCTCCGGCCTCGTCGTGGCGCTGATCGCCTGGGCCGTGATCGTGCTGGAGCGGCGCCTCGCCAAGTCTGAAACCCGGGCGGAGGCCTGA
- a CDS encoding DUF1127 domain-containing protein has product MNLARSFNNWRKYRQTVSELGRMTDRELRDLGIGRSDIPYIARKAAK; this is encoded by the coding sequence ATGAACCTGGCACGCTCTTTCAACAACTGGCGCAAGTATCGTCAGACGGTCAGCGAACTCGGCCGCATGACGGACCGTGAACTGCGCGACCTCGGCATCGGCCGCAGCGATATCCCCTACATCGCTCGCAAGGCTGCCAAGTAA
- the yajC gene encoding preprotein translocase subunit YajC codes for MFITEAFAQTAAPGGAGGADILMSVLPFLLIFVVMYFLIIRPQRASMKRREELLKNIRRGDQVVTGGGIVGKVTKVVDDSELEVEIAEGVKVRVARSGISEVRVKGEPVKE; via the coding sequence ATGTTCATTACCGAGGCCTTCGCCCAGACGGCGGCACCCGGCGGGGCAGGCGGCGCAGACATTCTCATGTCGGTACTGCCGTTCCTGCTGATTTTCGTGGTGATGTACTTCCTCATCATCCGCCCGCAGCGTGCGTCCATGAAGCGTCGCGAAGAGCTTCTGAAGAACATCCGTCGCGGCGACCAGGTCGTCACGGGCGGCGGCATCGTCGGCAAGGTCACCAAGGTCGTCGACGACAGCGAACTGGAAGTCGAAATCGCCGAAGGCGTCAAGGTACGCGTCGCGCGCAGCGGCATCAGCGAAGTCCGCGTCAAGGGCGAACCCGTCAAGGAATAA
- a CDS encoding ATP-binding protein — MRRQTLQEDHVTLLLAEIGRITTALERLAGPAPAVNDWAAADVFVWSPARLHAQPVKRPNRIDIGLIRGVDHVRDILVDNTVRFARGLPANNVLLWGARGMGKSSLVKSVHALAAQETGSGLKLIEVHREDIATLPLLLDVLKDVPFPVIIFCDDLSFDHDDTSYKSLKAALDGGVEGRPDNVLLYATSNRRHLLPRNMIENEQSTAINPSEAVEEKVSLSDRFGLWLGFYKCSQVEYLEMIDGYAAHFGLDLPQEQLHAEALEWATTRGSRSGRVAWQYVQDVAGRLGKALR, encoded by the coding sequence ATGAGGAGACAGACATTGCAGGAAGATCACGTCACGCTTCTGCTGGCCGAAATCGGCCGCATCACCACCGCGCTGGAACGCCTCGCCGGCCCCGCGCCCGCCGTCAACGACTGGGCCGCCGCCGACGTTTTCGTCTGGTCGCCCGCGCGGCTGCACGCCCAGCCGGTCAAGCGCCCGAATCGCATCGACATCGGCCTCATCCGCGGTGTCGACCATGTGCGCGACATCCTCGTCGACAACACCGTGCGCTTCGCCCGTGGCCTGCCGGCCAACAACGTGCTGCTGTGGGGCGCGCGCGGCATGGGCAAGTCGTCGCTGGTCAAGTCCGTGCATGCGCTGGCCGCGCAGGAGACCGGGAGCGGCCTCAAGCTCATCGAGGTCCACCGCGAGGACATCGCGACGCTGCCGCTGCTGCTCGACGTGCTGAAGGACGTGCCCTTCCCCGTCATCATCTTCTGCGACGACCTGTCCTTCGACCATGACGACACGTCCTACAAGTCGCTGAAGGCGGCGCTGGACGGCGGCGTCGAAGGGCGGCCGGACAATGTGCTGCTCTATGCCACCTCGAACCGCCGGCACCTTCTGCCGCGCAACATGATCGAGAACGAGCAGTCGACGGCGATCAATCCGTCCGAAGCCGTGGAAGAGAAGGTTTCGCTTTCCGACCGTTTCGGCCTCTGGCTCGGCTTCTACAAGTGCAGCCAGGTCGAATATCTCGAGATGATCGACGGCTACGCCGCCCATTTCGGTCTCGACCTGCCGCAGGAGCAGCTGCATGCGGAAGCCCTGGAATGGGCCACCACGCGCGGCTCGCGCTCCGGGCGCGTCGCCTGGCAATATGTCCAGGACGTCGCCGGCCGTCTCGGCAAGGCGCTCAGGTAA